From Calonectris borealis chromosome 9, bCalBor7.hap1.2, whole genome shotgun sequence, one genomic window encodes:
- the WDR33 gene encoding pre-mRNA 3' end processing protein WDR33 isoform X3: MATEIGSPPRFFHMPRFQHQAPRQLFYKRPDFAQQQAMQQLTFDGKRMRKAVNRKTIDYNPSVIKYLENRVWQRDQRDMRAIQPDAGYYNDLVPPIGMLNNPMNAVTTKFVRTSTNKVKCPVFVVRWTPEGRRLVTGASSGEFTLWNGLTFNFETILQAHDSPVRAMTWSHNDMWMLTADHGGYVKYWQSNMNNVKMFQAHKEAIREASFSPTDNKFATCSDDGTVRIWDFLRCHEERILRDHASSCRGFHSFHGSAFHSGLFRGKVVTFSQSLRGGEHLGRENK; this comes from the exons ATGGCCACAGAAATTGGCTCCCCGCCCCGATTTTTCCATATGCCGAGGTTCCAGCACCAGGCGCCTCGGCAGTTGTTCTACAAAAGACCTGATTTTGCACAGCAGCAAGCAATGCAACAGCTTACTTTTGATGGAAAGCGGATGAGAAAAGCTGTGAACCGAAAGACCATAGACTACAATCCCTctgtaattaaatatttggaG aatAGAGTATGGCAGAGAGACCAGCGAGATATGCGAGCAATCCAGCCTGATGCAGGATATTATAATGAC TTGGTCCCTCCTATAGGAATGCTGAACAACCCTATGAATGCTGTAACCACAAAATTTGTTCGGACATCTACTAATAAAGTAAAATGCCCAGTGTTTGTTGTCAGG tggaCTCCTGAGGGGAGACGCTTGGTCACTGGTGCATCTAGTGGAGAGTTCACTTTATGGAATGGACTGACTTTCAATTTTGAAACGATATTGCAG GCTCACGACAGCCCTGTAAGGGCTATGACTTGGTCACACAATGATATGTGGATGCTGACAGCAGACCACGGGGGATATGTGAAATACTGGCAGTCCAACATGAACAACGTCAAGATGTTCCAGGCACATAAGGAGGCGATTAGAGAGGCCAG TTTCTCACCCACGGATAATAAATTTGCTACATGCTCTGACGACGGCACTGTTAGAATCTGGGACTTTCTACGTTGCCATGAGGAGAGAATTCTTCGAG ATCACGCATCTTCATGCAGAGGATTCCATTCTTTTCATGGGAGTGCCTTCCATTCTGGTCTCTTCAGAGGCAAGGTAGTTACTTTTTCTCAGTCCTTAAGAGGAGGAGAGCATTTAGGTAGAGAAAACAAGTAA
- the WDR33 gene encoding pre-mRNA 3' end processing protein WDR33 isoform X9 — protein sequence MATEIGSPPRFFHMPRFQHQAPRQLFYKRPDFAQQQAMQQLTFDGKRMRKAVNRKTIDYNPSVIKYLENRVWQRDQRDMRAIQPDAGYYNDLVPPIGMLNNPMNAVTTKFVRTSTNKVKCPVFVVRWTPEGRRLVTGASSGEFTLWNGLTFNFETILQAHDSPVRAMTWSHNDMWMLTADHGGYVKYWQSNMNNVKMFQAHKEAIREASFSPTDNKFATCSDDGTVRIWDFLRCHEERILRVCFSSSF from the exons ATGGCCACAGAAATTGGCTCCCCGCCCCGATTTTTCCATATGCCGAGGTTCCAGCACCAGGCGCCTCGGCAGTTGTTCTACAAAAGACCTGATTTTGCACAGCAGCAAGCAATGCAACAGCTTACTTTTGATGGAAAGCGGATGAGAAAAGCTGTGAACCGAAAGACCATAGACTACAATCCCTctgtaattaaatatttggaG aatAGAGTATGGCAGAGAGACCAGCGAGATATGCGAGCAATCCAGCCTGATGCAGGATATTATAATGAC TTGGTCCCTCCTATAGGAATGCTGAACAACCCTATGAATGCTGTAACCACAAAATTTGTTCGGACATCTACTAATAAAGTAAAATGCCCAGTGTTTGTTGTCAGG tggaCTCCTGAGGGGAGACGCTTGGTCACTGGTGCATCTAGTGGAGAGTTCACTTTATGGAATGGACTGACTTTCAATTTTGAAACGATATTGCAG GCTCACGACAGCCCTGTAAGGGCTATGACTTGGTCACACAATGATATGTGGATGCTGACAGCAGACCACGGGGGATATGTGAAATACTGGCAGTCCAACATGAACAACGTCAAGATGTTCCAGGCACATAAGGAGGCGATTAGAGAGGCCAG TTTCTCACCCACGGATAATAAATTTGCTACATGCTCTGACGACGGCACTGTTAGAATCTGGGACTTTCTACGTTGCCATGAGGAGAGAATTCTTCGAG tttgtttttcttccagcttttaa
- the WDR33 gene encoding pre-mRNA 3' end processing protein WDR33 isoform X8, which translates to MATEIGSPPRFFHMPRFQHQAPRQLFYKRPDFAQQQAMQQLTFDGKRMRKAVNRKTIDYNPSVIKYLENRVWQRDQRDMRAIQPDAGYYNDLVPPIGMLNNPMNAVTTKFVRTSTNKVKCPVFVVRWTPEGRRLVTGASSGEFTLWNGLTFNFETILQAHDSPVRAMTWSHNDMWMLTADHGGYVKYWQSNMNNVKMFQAHKEAIREASFSPTDNKFATCSDDGTVRIWDFLRCHEERILRGVIAQNPC; encoded by the exons ATGGCCACAGAAATTGGCTCCCCGCCCCGATTTTTCCATATGCCGAGGTTCCAGCACCAGGCGCCTCGGCAGTTGTTCTACAAAAGACCTGATTTTGCACAGCAGCAAGCAATGCAACAGCTTACTTTTGATGGAAAGCGGATGAGAAAAGCTGTGAACCGAAAGACCATAGACTACAATCCCTctgtaattaaatatttggaG aatAGAGTATGGCAGAGAGACCAGCGAGATATGCGAGCAATCCAGCCTGATGCAGGATATTATAATGAC TTGGTCCCTCCTATAGGAATGCTGAACAACCCTATGAATGCTGTAACCACAAAATTTGTTCGGACATCTACTAATAAAGTAAAATGCCCAGTGTTTGTTGTCAGG tggaCTCCTGAGGGGAGACGCTTGGTCACTGGTGCATCTAGTGGAGAGTTCACTTTATGGAATGGACTGACTTTCAATTTTGAAACGATATTGCAG GCTCACGACAGCCCTGTAAGGGCTATGACTTGGTCACACAATGATATGTGGATGCTGACAGCAGACCACGGGGGATATGTGAAATACTGGCAGTCCAACATGAACAACGTCAAGATGTTCCAGGCACATAAGGAGGCGATTAGAGAGGCCAG TTTCTCACCCACGGATAATAAATTTGCTACATGCTCTGACGACGGCACTGTTAGAATCTGGGACTTTCTACGTTGCCATGAGGAGAGAATTCTTCGAG GTGTTATCGCACAAAATCCCTG
- the WDR33 gene encoding pre-mRNA 3' end processing protein WDR33 isoform X5 yields MATEIGSPPRFFHMPRFQHQAPRQLFYKRPDFAQQQAMQQLTFDGKRMRKAVNRKTIDYNPSVIKYLENRVWQRDQRDMRAIQPDAGYYNDLVPPIGMLNNPMNAVTTKFVRTSTNKVKCPVFVVRWTPEGRRLVTGASSGEFTLWNGLTFNFETILQAHDSPVRAMTWSHNDMWMLTADHGGYVKYWQSNMNNVKMFQAHKEAIREASFSPTDNKFATCSDDGTVRIWDFLRCHEERILRVDGTDYQQIPKHLFCSCLEDLTGNILT; encoded by the exons ATGGCCACAGAAATTGGCTCCCCGCCCCGATTTTTCCATATGCCGAGGTTCCAGCACCAGGCGCCTCGGCAGTTGTTCTACAAAAGACCTGATTTTGCACAGCAGCAAGCAATGCAACAGCTTACTTTTGATGGAAAGCGGATGAGAAAAGCTGTGAACCGAAAGACCATAGACTACAATCCCTctgtaattaaatatttggaG aatAGAGTATGGCAGAGAGACCAGCGAGATATGCGAGCAATCCAGCCTGATGCAGGATATTATAATGAC TTGGTCCCTCCTATAGGAATGCTGAACAACCCTATGAATGCTGTAACCACAAAATTTGTTCGGACATCTACTAATAAAGTAAAATGCCCAGTGTTTGTTGTCAGG tggaCTCCTGAGGGGAGACGCTTGGTCACTGGTGCATCTAGTGGAGAGTTCACTTTATGGAATGGACTGACTTTCAATTTTGAAACGATATTGCAG GCTCACGACAGCCCTGTAAGGGCTATGACTTGGTCACACAATGATATGTGGATGCTGACAGCAGACCACGGGGGATATGTGAAATACTGGCAGTCCAACATGAACAACGTCAAGATGTTCCAGGCACATAAGGAGGCGATTAGAGAGGCCAG TTTCTCACCCACGGATAATAAATTTGCTACATGCTCTGACGACGGCACTGTTAGAATCTGGGACTTTCTACGTTGCCATGAGGAGAGAATTCTTCGAG
- the POLR2D gene encoding DNA-directed RNA polymerase II subunit RPB4 has translation MAAGGSDPRAADVEEDASQLVFPKEFETAETLLNSEVHMLLEHRKQQNESAEDEQELSEVFMKTLNYTARFSRFKNRETIASVRSLLLQKKLHKFELACLANLCPETAEEAKALIPSLEGRFEDEELQQILDDIQTKRSFQY, from the exons atggcggcgggcggcagcgacCCGCGGGCGGCGGACGTGGAGGAGGACGCCTCGCAGCTCGTCTTCCCCAAAG AATTTGAAACTGCGGAAACTCTTCTAAATTCAGAAGTACATATGCTGCTTGAGCATCGCAAGCAACAGAATGAGAGTGCAGAAGATGAGCAGGAGCTTTCAGAAGTCTTCATGAAAACCTTGAACTACACAGCACGCTTCAGCCGCTTCAAAAACCGTGAAACCATTGCCAGTGTCCGTAG TTTACTGCTCCAGAAAAAGCTCCATAAATTTGAATTGGCATGTTTGGCTAACTTGTGTCCTGAGACAGCTGAGGAAGCGAAAGCTTTGATTCCTAG CCTGGAGGGCCGATTTGAAGATGAGGAATTACAGCAGATTCTTGACGACATTCAGACTAAACGCAGCTTCCAGTATTAA
- the WDR33 gene encoding pre-mRNA 3' end processing protein WDR33 isoform X2: MATEIGSPPRFFHMPRFQHQAPRQLFYKRPDFAQQQAMQQLTFDGKRMRKAVNRKTIDYNPSVIKYLENRVWQRDQRDMRAIQPDAGYYNDLVPPIGMLNNPMNAVTTKFVRTSTNKVKCPVFVVRWTPEGRRLVTGASSGEFTLWNGLTFNFETILQAHDSPVRAMTWSHNDMWMLTADHGGYVKYWQSNMNNVKMFQAHKEAIREASFSPTDNKFATCSDDGTVRIWDFLRCHEERILRGVIAQNPCPEIITRLDMFVSHRMVLHAGFFFVLVHGTLLIVCVSVLIIYSPFLFQLLQNWSSVLEMKILLSVQLHLCIERVVLCSLGQY; encoded by the exons ATGGCCACAGAAATTGGCTCCCCGCCCCGATTTTTCCATATGCCGAGGTTCCAGCACCAGGCGCCTCGGCAGTTGTTCTACAAAAGACCTGATTTTGCACAGCAGCAAGCAATGCAACAGCTTACTTTTGATGGAAAGCGGATGAGAAAAGCTGTGAACCGAAAGACCATAGACTACAATCCCTctgtaattaaatatttggaG aatAGAGTATGGCAGAGAGACCAGCGAGATATGCGAGCAATCCAGCCTGATGCAGGATATTATAATGAC TTGGTCCCTCCTATAGGAATGCTGAACAACCCTATGAATGCTGTAACCACAAAATTTGTTCGGACATCTACTAATAAAGTAAAATGCCCAGTGTTTGTTGTCAGG tggaCTCCTGAGGGGAGACGCTTGGTCACTGGTGCATCTAGTGGAGAGTTCACTTTATGGAATGGACTGACTTTCAATTTTGAAACGATATTGCAG GCTCACGACAGCCCTGTAAGGGCTATGACTTGGTCACACAATGATATGTGGATGCTGACAGCAGACCACGGGGGATATGTGAAATACTGGCAGTCCAACATGAACAACGTCAAGATGTTCCAGGCACATAAGGAGGCGATTAGAGAGGCCAG TTTCTCACCCACGGATAATAAATTTGCTACATGCTCTGACGACGGCACTGTTAGAATCTGGGACTTTCTACGTTGCCATGAGGAGAGAATTCTTCGAG GTGTTATCGCACAAAATCCCTG CCCCGAGATCATCACTAGATTAGACATGTTCGTAAGTCACCGTATGGTATtacatgctgggtttttttttgttttagttcatGGTACTCTGCTCATTGTGTGTGTTTCTGTCCTCATAATTTACAGCCCTTTCCTATTTCAGTTGCTTCAAAATTGGTCCTCTGTGCTTGAGATGAAAATTCTCCTGTCTGTTCAGCTTCACCTCTGTATAGAAAGAGTAGTGCTTTGTAGCTTAGGCCAGTATTAg
- the WDR33 gene encoding pre-mRNA 3' end processing protein WDR33 isoform X6, whose translation MATEIGSPPRFFHMPRFQHQAPRQLFYKRPDFAQQQAMQQLTFDGKRMRKAVNRKTIDYNPSVIKYLENRVWQRDQRDMRAIQPDAGYYNDLVPPIGMLNNPMNAVTTKFVRTSTNKVKCPVFVVRWTPEGRRLVTGASSGEFTLWNGLTFNFETILQAHDSPVRAMTWSHNDMWMLTADHGGYVKYWQSNMNNVKMFQAHKEAIREASFSPTDNKFATCSDDGTVRIWDFLRCHEERILRGIVQSLSLEVFKIKLDKPMSNLV comes from the exons ATGGCCACAGAAATTGGCTCCCCGCCCCGATTTTTCCATATGCCGAGGTTCCAGCACCAGGCGCCTCGGCAGTTGTTCTACAAAAGACCTGATTTTGCACAGCAGCAAGCAATGCAACAGCTTACTTTTGATGGAAAGCGGATGAGAAAAGCTGTGAACCGAAAGACCATAGACTACAATCCCTctgtaattaaatatttggaG aatAGAGTATGGCAGAGAGACCAGCGAGATATGCGAGCAATCCAGCCTGATGCAGGATATTATAATGAC TTGGTCCCTCCTATAGGAATGCTGAACAACCCTATGAATGCTGTAACCACAAAATTTGTTCGGACATCTACTAATAAAGTAAAATGCCCAGTGTTTGTTGTCAGG tggaCTCCTGAGGGGAGACGCTTGGTCACTGGTGCATCTAGTGGAGAGTTCACTTTATGGAATGGACTGACTTTCAATTTTGAAACGATATTGCAG GCTCACGACAGCCCTGTAAGGGCTATGACTTGGTCACACAATGATATGTGGATGCTGACAGCAGACCACGGGGGATATGTGAAATACTGGCAGTCCAACATGAACAACGTCAAGATGTTCCAGGCACATAAGGAGGCGATTAGAGAGGCCAG TTTCTCACCCACGGATAATAAATTTGCTACATGCTCTGACGACGGCACTGTTAGAATCTGGGACTTTCTACGTTGCCATGAGGAGAGAATTCTTCGAG GTATTGtacagtctctgtccttggaggttttcaaaataaaactggatAAACCcatgagcaacctggtctga
- the WDR33 gene encoding pre-mRNA 3' end processing protein WDR33 isoform X7, giving the protein MATEIGSPPRFFHMPRFQHQAPRQLFYKRPDFAQQQAMQQLTFDGKRMRKAVNRKTIDYNPSVIKYLENRVWQRDQRDMRAIQPDAGYYNDLVPPIGMLNNPMNAVTTKFVRTSTNKVKCPVFVVRWTPEGRRLVTGASSGEFTLWNGLTFNFETILQAHDSPVRAMTWSHNDMWMLTADHGGYVKYWQSNMNNVKMFQAHKEAIREASFSPTDNKFATCSDDGTVRIWDFLRCHEERILRVYYSPWLFDASYCELDICMVATGNPADLGNMFY; this is encoded by the exons ATGGCCACAGAAATTGGCTCCCCGCCCCGATTTTTCCATATGCCGAGGTTCCAGCACCAGGCGCCTCGGCAGTTGTTCTACAAAAGACCTGATTTTGCACAGCAGCAAGCAATGCAACAGCTTACTTTTGATGGAAAGCGGATGAGAAAAGCTGTGAACCGAAAGACCATAGACTACAATCCCTctgtaattaaatatttggaG aatAGAGTATGGCAGAGAGACCAGCGAGATATGCGAGCAATCCAGCCTGATGCAGGATATTATAATGAC TTGGTCCCTCCTATAGGAATGCTGAACAACCCTATGAATGCTGTAACCACAAAATTTGTTCGGACATCTACTAATAAAGTAAAATGCCCAGTGTTTGTTGTCAGG tggaCTCCTGAGGGGAGACGCTTGGTCACTGGTGCATCTAGTGGAGAGTTCACTTTATGGAATGGACTGACTTTCAATTTTGAAACGATATTGCAG GCTCACGACAGCCCTGTAAGGGCTATGACTTGGTCACACAATGATATGTGGATGCTGACAGCAGACCACGGGGGATATGTGAAATACTGGCAGTCCAACATGAACAACGTCAAGATGTTCCAGGCACATAAGGAGGCGATTAGAGAGGCCAG TTTCTCACCCACGGATAATAAATTTGCTACATGCTCTGACGACGGCACTGTTAGAATCTGGGACTTTCTACGTTGCCATGAGGAGAGAATTCTTCGAG tttattacAGTCCATGGCTCTTCGATGCCAGTTACTGTGAACTGGACATCTGCATGGTAGCAACTGGTAACCCTGCTGATTTAGGTAACATGTTCTATTGA